A window from candidate division WOR-3 bacterium encodes these proteins:
- the rpmF gene encoding 50S ribosomal protein L32 codes for MAVPKRRHSHSRKNKRRSQKKVRPRSYVECPKCHSPKLPHRICPNCGNYNNRLVVPPKEEKEKG; via the coding sequence ATGGCAGTACCTAAGAGAAGACACTCGCACTCCAGAAAGAACAAACGACGTTCCCAGAAGAAGGTTCGGCCGAGGAGTTATGTAGAATGCCCAAAATGCCATAGTCCGAAACTCCCCCATCGCATCTGCCCGAACTGCGGTAACTACAACAACAGACTCGTCGTTCCGCCGAAAGAAGAGAAGGAGAAAGGTTGA
- a CDS encoding glutamate mutase L produces the protein MKGKEPQRILATDCGSTTTKAILIEKRGDEYRLIVRGEAPTTVEAPYEDVTKGVLNAVMEVEELSKVKILDGEDIIKTVKDGEGVDFYVSTSSAGGGLQMMVAGVVLTMTAESAARAALGAGAIVMDVIASNDGRLPHQKIERIRNLRPDMILLSGGIDGGTVSHVVELAELIKAADPRPRFGVGYQLPVIYAGNIDARGIILKTLQENTALVVVENIRPVLERENLNPARHKIHDQFMEHVMAHAPGYKTLMTMTDVPIMPTPGAVGLLVEIVAKKEKISVIGVDIGGATTDVFSVFQEIFNRTVSANLGMSYSISNVLAESGIANIVRWLPMEMDERDLRNRIRNKMIRPTTIPHTLEDLKIEQAIAREALRLAFEQHKSMAVGLKGIQQERTISDAFSQSMTGETLIDLMGLNLLIGSGGILSHAPRRNQATLMMVDAFLPEGITRLAVDSIFMMPHLGVLSTVHEKSATEVFNKDCLVPLGTCIAPVGEGKEGTNVLKMSIDHGNGNVEEHSVKYGEIKLIPLGLQDEAAVILHPEKGFDIGDGRGKEIQTTIKGGMVGIMLDCRGRPFRLPEDKRKRIASINDWFTATDLYPQ, from the coding sequence ATGAAAGGAAAAGAACCGCAAAGAATTCTGGCCACTGATTGTGGAAGCACCACAACCAAGGCAATTCTAATTGAGAAGAGAGGGGATGAATATCGATTGATCGTACGCGGAGAAGCGCCGACAACGGTCGAAGCACCGTATGAGGATGTCACAAAAGGTGTACTCAATGCGGTGATGGAAGTCGAGGAACTCTCCAAGGTCAAAATCCTGGACGGAGAAGATATTATCAAGACCGTAAAAGATGGCGAGGGTGTTGATTTCTATGTTTCAACTTCTTCAGCCGGGGGAGGACTTCAAATGATGGTCGCCGGCGTCGTTCTAACGATGACCGCGGAGAGTGCAGCCCGCGCTGCATTGGGTGCTGGAGCGATAGTGATGGATGTGATCGCCTCGAATGACGGCCGGTTACCCCATCAGAAGATAGAACGTATAAGAAACCTTCGACCAGACATGATATTACTGTCGGGTGGCATTGATGGCGGTACCGTATCGCACGTCGTGGAACTGGCCGAGCTGATAAAAGCTGCCGATCCGAGGCCGCGCTTCGGCGTTGGTTATCAACTCCCGGTAATCTATGCAGGCAACATAGATGCCCGCGGCATAATACTGAAAACGCTGCAAGAAAATACCGCGCTCGTCGTTGTCGAAAATATCCGGCCGGTATTGGAGAGAGAAAACCTAAACCCTGCTCGCCACAAAATTCACGATCAATTCATGGAACACGTCATGGCACATGCTCCAGGCTATAAGACACTGATGACCATGACCGACGTGCCGATCATGCCCACACCGGGTGCGGTCGGATTGCTTGTGGAAATAGTCGCAAAGAAAGAAAAAATATCGGTGATCGGGGTCGATATTGGCGGTGCTACCACTGACGTGTTCTCGGTATTCCAGGAGATCTTCAACCGTACGGTCAGCGCCAACCTCGGCATGTCTTATTCAATCAGTAATGTACTCGCCGAAAGCGGCATAGCGAACATCGTGCGCTGGTTGCCTATGGAAATGGATGAAAGGGATCTGCGAAATCGCATAAGGAACAAGATGATCAGGCCGACCACAATACCTCACACCCTGGAAGACCTGAAGATCGAACAGGCAATCGCCAGGGAGGCATTGCGACTGGCCTTTGAACAGCACAAGTCGATGGCCGTGGGCCTCAAGGGTATTCAACAGGAAAGAACGATTTCCGATGCGTTTAGCCAATCAATGACCGGAGAAACCCTTATCGATCTTATGGGTCTTAACCTGCTTATCGGATCGGGCGGCATACTCTCCCATGCCCCGCGCCGAAACCAGGCAACATTGATGATGGTTGATGCATTTCTACCTGAAGGGATAACAAGGCTGGCGGTCGATTCGATCTTCATGATGCCTCACCTGGGCGTTCTTTCGACGGTGCACGAGAAATCGGCGACCGAAGTCTTCAACAAAGACTGTCTCGTACCGCTTGGCACATGCATTGCACCCGTCGGCGAAGGTAAAGAGGGTACCAATGTTCTGAAGATGAGCATTGACCACGGCAACGGCAACGTCGAGGAACACTCGGTAAAATATGGTGAAATAAAACTCATTCCATTGGGGCTGCAAGATGAAGCGGCGGTTATCCTCCATCCTGAGAAAGGTTTCGACATCGGGGACGGCCGGGGCAAGGAAATCCAGACCACTATAAAAGGCGGCATGGTAGGAATAATGCTGGACTGTCGCGGGCGACCGTTCAGATTACCAGAGGACAAACGAAAGCGCATTGCATCGATCAACGATTGGTTTACTGCAACCGACCTCTACCCACAGTAA
- the gcvPB gene encoding aminomethyl-transferring glycine dehydrogenase subunit GcvPB, which translates to MVIVELIFEQTRTGRKGYSLPSTDVPTYELASVFRRQMLTPLPEVSEPQVVRHFVNLSVLNHHVDKNFYPLGSCTMKYNPKINEETARLHGYTRIHPLQPQKTTQGALALMYELGEYLKAVVNLDAITLQPAAGAQGEFTAISMFKAYFNKKNEARKYILVPDSAHGTNPASVNFSGFRPLTLPSSGNGLVDVEKLSALMTPEVAGLMLTNPNTLGLFEKNVRKITGIVHDKGGLVYLDGANLNALLGITRAGDMGFDAVHFNLHKTFSTPHGGGGPGSGPVAVTKVLRPFLPVPVIVSDGKTYRFDFYVPDSIGKVQSFYGNFLVMVRAYTYLRLVGRDGLKSISKSSILNANYIIQSLKDDYFLPYTDYCMHEGVLSGRKLKDAGLRTLDVAKRLLDYGLHAPTIYFPLIVSEALMIEPTDSESKETLDHFISVMKDILGESRENPDLLKNAPHNTPVRRLDEVKAIKQLKIRWKI; encoded by the coding sequence ATAGTGATCGTGGAGCTCATATTTGAACAGACCAGGACTGGACGAAAGGGCTACTCACTACCATCGACCGATGTGCCCACGTACGAGCTAGCAAGTGTTTTCAGACGTCAGATGCTCACCCCTCTTCCCGAAGTGAGTGAACCACAGGTAGTGAGGCATTTCGTCAACCTATCAGTGTTGAACCACCATGTCGACAAGAATTTTTACCCGCTGGGCTCATGCACCATGAAATACAATCCCAAGATCAACGAAGAAACGGCTCGCCTGCACGGATACACAAGGATACACCCTCTACAACCGCAGAAAACGACCCAGGGAGCTCTTGCCTTGATGTATGAACTGGGCGAGTATCTCAAGGCAGTGGTGAACTTGGATGCTATCACGTTACAGCCGGCCGCGGGTGCCCAGGGCGAATTCACCGCAATCAGCATGTTCAAAGCCTACTTCAACAAGAAGAATGAAGCCCGGAAATACATCCTCGTACCAGACTCAGCACATGGAACAAACCCCGCGAGCGTCAATTTTTCAGGTTTCCGACCCCTGACCCTGCCGTCCAGCGGAAATGGATTGGTCGATGTGGAGAAATTGTCGGCACTGATGACACCTGAAGTTGCCGGCCTCATGTTGACCAACCCCAATACCCTCGGACTATTCGAGAAGAATGTCAGGAAGATCACTGGTATCGTGCATGACAAAGGAGGGCTTGTTTATCTCGACGGCGCAAATCTTAATGCCCTCCTGGGCATCACCAGAGCCGGCGATATGGGGTTCGATGCCGTTCATTTTAATCTCCACAAGACTTTTTCGACGCCTCACGGCGGTGGCGGGCCTGGTTCCGGACCAGTGGCCGTGACGAAAGTTCTCCGACCATTTCTGCCAGTTCCAGTAATCGTCAGCGACGGAAAGACTTATCGCTTTGATTTTTATGTTCCTGATTCAATCGGCAAGGTTCAATCGTTCTACGGCAATTTTCTGGTAATGGTAAGGGCATACACTTACCTGCGCCTCGTGGGCAGGGATGGGTTGAAGAGCATATCGAAATCTTCCATCCTTAATGCGAATTATATTATCCAATCTCTGAAGGATGATTATTTTCTGCCCTATACTGATTACTGCATGCACGAAGGTGTTCTTTCCGGACGGAAACTTAAAGACGCAGGTCTGAGGACTCTCGATGTGGCAAAGCGTTTATTGGACTACGGTTTGCATGCGCCGACAATATATTTCCCGTTGATCGTCAGCGAAGCGCTCATGATTGAACCGACCGATAGCGAATCAAAAGAAACACTGGATCATTTTATATCCGTGATGAAGGATATTCTCGGAGAATCCAGAGAAAATCCTGACTTGTTAAAGAATGCTCCGCACAATACGCCGGTCCGTCGTCTCGATGAGGTCAAGGCAATCAAACAACTGAAAATAAGATGGAAAATATAG
- a CDS encoding DUF6485 family protein — MECKSADNLRNCNCSYEPCSRKGKCCDCLSYHLRMRQLPACCFPNDVERTYDRSFEKFFEIHGR; from the coding sequence ATGGAATGCAAATCTGCCGACAATTTGAGGAATTGCAATTGCAGTTATGAACCATGTTCCAGAAAAGGCAAGTGCTGCGACTGTTTGAGTTATCACCTGAGAATGCGCCAGTTACCGGCCTGCTGCTTCCCCAATGATGTTGAGAGAACTTACGACCGGTCGTTCGAGAAATTCTTCGAAATACACGGGAGATAG
- the tal gene encoding transaldolase: protein MAKTTVQQLGDFGQSVWIDHISRSLLKTGRLKKLIGQGVRGLTSNPTIFDKAISKSSDYDQLIRALKEKHASTFEIYDDITVKDIQDAADLFRPIYEETEGSDGYVSLEIDPRLADDTEGTITEGMRLHTKVARPNLMLKVPATDEGFAAISVLLEQGINVNATLIFSMRQYVNTAVAYLKGIENLLARGGNARPVHSVASVFVSRVDTLIDDIIDSGLNEVSNTAKRRELTRLKGMAAVANSVIIYDNYSKMFSDTRFGTLQRQSGNVQRLLWGSTSTKNPAYSDVKYVTELIGKGTVNTIPEKTLEAFLEHGEVKEALPGDLEQARAIIQTFADHGIDIDDVCSRLLKDGVAAFQDSFSSLLKAIEVKAAKL from the coding sequence GTGGCAAAAACAACGGTGCAGCAACTTGGTGATTTCGGGCAGAGTGTGTGGATAGATCATATAAGCAGGTCGCTACTCAAGACCGGAAGACTAAAAAAGCTCATTGGCCAGGGCGTGCGTGGTCTGACATCAAACCCGACGATTTTCGATAAGGCAATTAGCAAAAGCTCTGACTATGACCAGTTGATCAGGGCATTGAAGGAAAAACATGCATCCACTTTCGAGATCTATGACGACATAACGGTCAAGGATATTCAAGATGCTGCCGATCTCTTTCGGCCGATATACGAAGAAACAGAGGGATCGGATGGCTATGTCAGCCTTGAGATCGATCCCAGGCTCGCAGATGATACCGAGGGGACGATCACCGAGGGAATGCGTTTGCATACAAAGGTGGCGCGTCCAAATTTGATGCTCAAGGTGCCAGCAACAGATGAAGGATTTGCCGCGATCTCCGTGCTGCTGGAACAAGGCATAAATGTAAACGCTACTCTTATATTTTCGATGCGGCAGTATGTGAACACCGCTGTTGCCTACTTGAAGGGGATCGAGAATTTGCTGGCTCGCGGAGGAAACGCCAGACCGGTACATTCCGTCGCCAGTGTCTTCGTGAGCAGGGTTGATACTTTGATCGATGATATCATCGACAGCGGTCTGAATGAAGTGTCGAACACCGCCAAACGGAGGGAACTGACCAGGCTGAAAGGCATGGCCGCAGTTGCCAACTCGGTGATAATATATGACAACTACTCTAAAATGTTCTCTGACACGAGGTTTGGAACCCTGCAAAGGCAAAGCGGTAACGTCCAGAGATTACTATGGGGTTCAACGAGTACAAAGAATCCCGCCTACAGCGATGTCAAATACGTTACTGAACTCATCGGCAAGGGTACGGTCAACACGATCCCCGAGAAGACCCTCGAAGCATTTCTCGAGCATGGTGAGGTAAAGGAGGCATTGCCAGGAGACCTTGAGCAAGCACGAGCGATCATCCAGACGTTCGCCGATCACGGGATCGACATTGATGACGTATGTAGCAGATTACTGAAGGATGGTGTCGCTGCATTCCAGGATTCCTTTTCGTCCCTTCTGAAGGCCATCGAAGTAAAAGCGGCAAAGCTCTGA